The DNA window CAGGAGTTTTTGATATATTTACAATGAGTATGAGAAAAGCTTTTAAAATGAAATCAACATTAGAAGATGACGAAATGCGTCCTCCTTCAGAAGCTTTAGCTTTCTCTAGTTCCTTTTTACTCGTCACTGGTAGCCTTACCTTACTAATTATGTTGATTTGTTTAGTCGTTTATAGCATCTAATATTGCTTAAGAAATTGTTTATGTATTATAATAAGACTATATAAAATGGGCAATGATAAAGAAGAGTAAATGCAGTTCCTTCTATAATAGAGAGTCTGTGGTTGGTGTAAACAGATGGAGTGCTGCATTGAATGGACTTTGGAGCTGAATTGGCGAATGTATAGTAGTCAATTCCGTGTTCTTCACGTTAAGAAGAAGAGTGGCCGGGAACGGCAACTAGGGTGGTACCGCGGAAACACATCATTCGTCCCTTTTTTTAGGGATGTGTGCTGTGTTTTTAATTTGAGGAGGAATATTAGATGAAGAAGAAAATTTTTTCAGGCGTTCAGCCTACCGGTACGGTCACACTCGGAAATTACATAGGTGCGTTTAAACAATTTACTGAGTTGCAAGATGAATATGATTGCATCTTTTGTATTGTTGATCAACACGCTATCACTATGCCTCAAGATCGATTAGAACTACGTAAAAATATTAAGGCATTGGCTGCGCTTTATCTTGCAGTTGGAATCGATCCAGAAAAAGTAACTTTGTTTATTCAATCAGAAGTTCCAGCGCACGCACAAGCTGGCTGGATGTTGCAATGCGTCTCGACCATCGGAGAACTTGAACGCATGACACAATACAAAGATAAGTCGGCAAAAAACACTTCTGTTTTAGCAGGATTATTAACCTATCCACCTCTAATGGCTGGTGATATTCTATTGTATCAAACTGATATTGTGCCAGTTGGCGATGACCAAAAACAACATATCGAACTGACACGCGATTTAGCGGAGCGCTTTAACCGCAAATACAATGACATCTTTACGATCCCTGACATTCGCATTCCAAAAAACGGGGCGCGTATTATGTCCTTGCAAGACCCTACAAAAAAAATGAGTAAATCCGATCCAAACAAAAAAGCCATCATTACTTTGCTTGATGACTTAAAAACTATTGAAAAGAAAATCAAGAGTGCTGTAACAGATTCAGAAGGAATTGTTAGTTACGATCCGATCAATAAACCTGGAGTAGCTAATTTATTGACTATTGAAGCTGCCTTAACTGGTGAAAGTATTGATAACTTAGTTTCAAAATACGAAGGTTCTGGTTACGGTGACTTTAAATCCTCTGTAGCAAAAGCTGTAACAGAGCATTTAGCGCCGATTCAAGAACGCTACAAAGCCCTATTAGATTCCGATGAATTAGATGCAATTTTAGACGCTGGAGCAGAAAAAGCAAATTTCCTTGCAAATAAAACCTTAAAGAAAATGGAAAATGCAATGGGCCTTGGTCGAAAAAGAAAGTAAGAAAAAGGAGCTGCGAAATTCGCAGCTCCTTTTGATTTATTTTATTTATTCTGCAGTAACAGGTTTTTCACTGCTTACAGCTAAATCAGACAAGTACATTTCAGTACCATCGCCAATTGCGTAGTTTAATACACGGTCATTGACTGGACTTAGTATTGCACGGTATAAAGTTGGGAATACCGGTACTTCATCTACCATTAATTGCTGCCACTCATTGTAAACGTCTTGACGGAACGCTAAATCAAACGCTTCTGCTGAACGTCCTTCTTTTAGAAGACGTTCGTTTTCTTCGTTATCCCAACGCGGGAAGTTGTATAAAGCTTCTGCTCCGTAAAGTCCTGAAGGATCTACATCAATTCCAACACCCCAAGCTGCTTGATAAACATCAACGTCTGGGTTGTCTTCTCCGCCGTTACCAACACGGTCGTAGAAAGTGTTAAATTCGAGCATTTCTAAATTCACTTTTAAGCCAACTGTTTCCCAAGACTGAACATAATACTGAGCTAAAGGTTCAGCCGTATCCCCACCAGTCATTGAAATAAAGTTGATTTCTAATGGATTGCCTTCTGGATCTTCGCGGAAACCATCACCATCTGTATCTTCATAACCTGCATCATCTAGAAGTGTTTTTGCTACTTCTGGATCGTATGCTCTTCCTTCGTTTGTATCATCATGGAATTCAGGATGCGACGGTGGAATTAATGTTGTTGCATTCCAACGCAATCCATTATAGAAGCGTTCGCCAACAGCTGTATTGTCAACCGCATGCCACATTGCTTTACGAAGTTCTACATCTCCCATTTTCGCATCTGGATTAGGTTTTACCCGATTTTCCTCTGCATCCCATGTTCCTAGTTTAAATCCAACGTACGTATAAGCACGATCTATTGCTCCTAAAAATTCTACATTGGACATTTCCGCGTTATCTGGGAATTGATCTACTGGGAAATCACTGATCAAGTCTACTCCACCCGTTTCCAGTTCTTGAACAACTGTTGAGCTGCTGATGACTTTGATTGTAACACCATCAAGTTTTGGTTCACCGCGCCAGTAATCTTCGTTCTTTGTAAGTGTTACAGATTCTCCTGGAACAATGCTATCTACTTTAAATGGTCCAAAACCGATTGGATTTTCCCGTACTTCTGGAGATGAAGAAATATCTGCTACGGCCATGTCTCCAAAAATATGCTTAGCTAATGGGTATGACCAAATGCTTCCTGTTAATAGAGAAGGAGTTGATTCGATATACGTAATTTTCAATGTCTTCTCATCAACTACTTCAATACCTGAAATCGTATCCGCTTTCCCGCTATTATACTCTTCCATTCCTTCGATATTAGTGAAATCTGAGTTGTAGCGAGGGCCGTCATAATCTTTATTGCCGATTACTTCATGAGCAAATAACCAATCTTCTGCAGTAACAGGTTTACCGTCATGCCAGTTTACATTGTCGCCAATTTTAAATGTAAATGTGCGTCCATCTTCAGAAACTTCATATGTTGCAGCTCCATCATTTGTGTACACATAGTTTTCATCCCAAGTTAACAAACCTTCATCAAACCAGTTTAAAATTTCTGCATCGGGTGCACCAGAGTAAAAGTTCCAGTTTAGTGTTCCTTCAAATACTGTATCCGATACTAAACCAAATGTGATCTTACCACCATCGATAGCTTCGCCTTCGTTTGTTTTTACATTGCTAAAATCATCGATCGAATACAGCCCATCATCTTTTGCTTCCTGTTTGCCATCAGCGTCTTTTTTGCTACCGCTATCTTTTGTTGCCTCATCATCTCCACTACATGCTGCTAATAACAATGCTAATGACATAACCAATAATTTAGGCTTATTACTTTTCTTCATTTTTTATTTCCCCCTTTAGTATGAGATAAAATAATTGCTGTTTACATGTTTCAGAATAAAATGTTGAATCCACTTTCAGACTTTTATCCCCTTTCTCCCGCTATTTATTACCCTCTTCGTTGTCGGGCATCAGTAGCTCGTTTTAAAGCTTGCCCAACGTTATTTATACTAAGCATCAATACTAAAATTAGAATCGATGCAGGTAACCAAATCCACCATCTTAATTCCAAAGTTTGAGGGTTACGTGCATAACTAATTAGCGTCCCTAAACTAGGCGTCGATTCTGGAAAGCCAAATCCTAAAAAGGATAAGCCAGACTCTATTCCGATATTTGCTGCCAAATTTAGCGTCATTGTAACGATAATGATTGAACTTAAATTTGGAAGCACTTGGAAAAACATGATTTTAAAATTTGATGTTCCCAATGTTTTAGAAGCTTTTACGTAGTCTAGCTCTTTTTCCTGCAGCGCTTTGGATCGTATGAGACGGGCGATTCCCATCCATAAGAACGCTGTCATTATTAAAGAAAATGAGACAATGCTATAACCAGGTACAGCCGTAACAAATGCGATAACTATCATCAACGTAGGCAATACCATGAAAA is part of the Planococcus sp. PAMC 21323 genome and encodes:
- the trpS gene encoding tryptophan--tRNA ligase, which encodes MKKKIFSGVQPTGTVTLGNYIGAFKQFTELQDEYDCIFCIVDQHAITMPQDRLELRKNIKALAALYLAVGIDPEKVTLFIQSEVPAHAQAGWMLQCVSTIGELERMTQYKDKSAKNTSVLAGLLTYPPLMAGDILLYQTDIVPVGDDQKQHIELTRDLAERFNRKYNDIFTIPDIRIPKNGARIMSLQDPTKKMSKSDPNKKAIITLLDDLKTIEKKIKSAVTDSEGIVSYDPINKPGVANLLTIEAALTGESIDNLVSKYEGSGYGDFKSSVAKAVTEHLAPIQERYKALLDSDELDAILDAGAEKANFLANKTLKKMENAMGLGRKRK
- a CDS encoding DUF3899 domain-containing protein, giving the protein MIFSFLIIQLLIFITTILRADGFTLLTYINNSFIYGGILLFLGLWVFVIRTGVFDIFTMSMRKAFKMKSTLEDDEMRPPSEALAFSSSFLLVTGSLTLLIMLICLVVYSI
- the opp4A gene encoding oligopeptide ABC transporter substrate-binding protein; translated protein: MKKSNKPKLLVMSLALLLAACSGDDEATKDSGSKKDADGKQEAKDDGLYSIDDFSNVKTNEGEAIDGGKITFGLVSDTVFEGTLNWNFYSGAPDAEILNWFDEGLLTWDENYVYTNDGAATYEVSEDGRTFTFKIGDNVNWHDGKPVTAEDWLFAHEVIGNKDYDGPRYNSDFTNIEGMEEYNSGKADTISGIEVVDEKTLKITYIESTPSLLTGSIWSYPLAKHIFGDMAVADISSSPEVRENPIGFGPFKVDSIVPGESVTLTKNEDYWRGEPKLDGVTIKVISSSTVVQELETGGVDLISDFPVDQFPDNAEMSNVEFLGAIDRAYTYVGFKLGTWDAEENRVKPNPDAKMGDVELRKAMWHAVDNTAVGERFYNGLRWNATTLIPPSHPEFHDDTNEGRAYDPEVAKTLLDDAGYEDTDGDGFREDPEGNPLEINFISMTGGDTAEPLAQYYVQSWETVGLKVNLEMLEFNTFYDRVGNGGEDNPDVDVYQAAWGVGIDVDPSGLYGAEALYNFPRWDNEENERLLKEGRSAEAFDLAFRQDVYNEWQQLMVDEVPVFPTLYRAILSPVNDRVLNYAIGDGTEMYLSDLAVSSEKPVTAE
- a CDS encoding ABC transporter permease; the encoded protein is MRLDKDGGTQIPDVDLAKSPSGFSILLRELIRDKVALVSLAFLFLTIVGVFGTSVILDQDDIIKVDLFALYEAPSSMYWLGTDYGGRDIFGQLIIGTRNSLAIGILITLLTGIIGILVGLVSGYYGGTVDNIFMRFVDFFMVLPTLMIVIAFVTAVPGYSIVSFSLIMTAFLWMGIARLIRSKALQEKELDYVKASKTLGTSNFKIMFFQVLPNLSSIIIVTMTLNLAANIGIESGLSFLGFGFPESTPSLGTLISYARNPQTLELRWWIWLPASILILVLMLSINNVGQALKRATDARQRRG